In a single window of the Marinobacter bohaiensis genome:
- a CDS encoding ABC transporter ATP-binding protein, whose amino-acid sequence MTALFELENLTVRAADAVLVDDLSLQLHPGERLTILGETGAGKSVLAQAIMGLLPSALRQSGRVTVDGQDLSGLSARALHRLWGRTLTMLPQEPWHSLDPLMRGRQQVAEVHECVAGEAEEAAAALADKDLAGVGLADDGAKYPFELSGGMAQRVAFCAATAGGARLLLADEPTKGLDATQRDNLAALLNEHADSGGAVLTITHDIDVARQLGGRMIVMRQGQVVETGDADAVLRAPQSDYARELMAASPRHWPESAPPAGDRAAGEPVIRARGLSRQRGGRQLFEGLDLDVRAGDVVGVVGDSGCGKSTLGDTLLGLLPPDAGEVLRVPGIAAHRYQKLFQDPPAAFAPGVPLGVLFDDLIALHRLDASRLPPLMERLRLRPELLQRPASEVSGGELQRLAIARAMLLDPVFLFADEPVSRLDPITSKEIIELLCELAREHDCAVLLVSHDADVVDRVCHRVLRF is encoded by the coding sequence ATGACCGCGCTGTTCGAGCTAGAGAACCTGACCGTGCGCGCCGCCGACGCGGTGCTGGTGGACGACCTGTCCCTGCAGCTGCATCCCGGCGAGCGCCTGACCATTCTTGGCGAGACCGGCGCCGGCAAGAGCGTGCTGGCCCAGGCCATTATGGGGCTGCTGCCGTCCGCCTTGCGCCAGAGCGGGCGGGTCACGGTGGACGGCCAGGACCTGTCCGGCCTGAGCGCCAGGGCTCTGCACCGACTCTGGGGCCGCACCCTGACCATGCTGCCCCAGGAACCCTGGCATTCGCTGGACCCGCTGATGCGTGGCCGCCAGCAAGTGGCAGAGGTACACGAATGCGTCGCCGGCGAGGCCGAGGAAGCCGCCGCAGCGCTGGCGGACAAGGATCTGGCCGGTGTGGGCCTGGCCGACGATGGCGCCAAGTACCCGTTCGAACTGTCCGGCGGCATGGCCCAGCGGGTCGCCTTCTGCGCCGCCACCGCCGGCGGGGCCCGGCTGCTGCTGGCGGACGAGCCCACCAAGGGATTGGACGCCACCCAGCGCGACAACCTGGCGGCCCTACTCAACGAGCACGCCGACAGCGGTGGTGCGGTGCTGACCATCACTCACGACATCGACGTGGCCCGGCAACTGGGCGGGCGGATGATCGTCATGCGTCAGGGGCAGGTGGTGGAGACCGGCGACGCGGACGCGGTGTTGCGTGCGCCGCAATCGGACTACGCCCGTGAGCTGATGGCGGCATCGCCTCGACACTGGCCGGAGTCGGCCCCGCCGGCGGGCGATCGGGCCGCCGGCGAACCGGTTATCCGCGCCCGGGGGCTGTCCAGGCAGCGTGGCGGCCGGCAGCTGTTCGAGGGGCTGGACCTGGACGTGCGCGCCGGTGACGTCGTGGGCGTTGTCGGCGACAGCGGCTGCGGCAAGAGCACCCTGGGCGACACCCTGCTGGGCCTGCTCCCGCCGGATGCCGGTGAGGTGCTGCGGGTGCCGGGCATCGCCGCCCACCGCTACCAGAAGCTGTTCCAGGACCCGCCCGCCGCGTTCGCACCCGGCGTGCCCCTGGGCGTGCTGTTCGACGACCTGATCGCCCTGCACCGGCTCGATGCCAGTCGCCTGCCGCCGCTGATGGAACGCCTGCGCCTGCGACCGGAACTGCTGCAGCGCCCCGCGTCCGAAGTGTCCGGCGGTGAGTTGCAGCGCCTGGCCATCGCCCGCGCCATGCTGCTGGACCCGGTGTTCCTGTTCGCCGACGAGCCGGTATCCCGCCTCGACCCGATCACCTCGAAGGAGATCATCGAGCTGCTGTGTGAACTGGCCCGCGAGCACGACTGCGCGGTGCTGCTGGTCAGTCACGATGCCGATGTGGTGGACAGGGTCTGCCATCGCGTGTTGCGCTTTTAG
- a CDS encoding VOC family protein: MSDLKAVEIKAFVPARDFELSKRFYTDFGFTMASDTGGVAYFHVGECSFLLQDFYDRALAENLMMHLLVEDVQAWRQGVGDSDLAGRYGVTVGDVTEQPWGMLDFVVSDPSGVLWRVAQNL, encoded by the coding sequence ATGAGCGATCTGAAAGCGGTCGAGATCAAGGCTTTCGTCCCGGCCCGGGACTTCGAGCTGTCCAAGCGCTTCTACACGGATTTCGGGTTCACCATGGCGTCGGATACCGGCGGCGTCGCCTACTTCCATGTGGGCGAGTGCAGCTTCCTGCTCCAGGACTTCTACGATCGGGCGCTGGCGGAAAACCTGATGATGCACCTGCTGGTGGAAGACGTGCAGGCCTGGCGCCAGGGGGTCGGAGACAGCGATCTCGCCGGCCGCTATGGCGTCACGGTGGGCGACGTGACCGAACAGCCCTGGGGCATGCTCGATTTCGTCGTGTCCGACCCCAGCGGCGTGCTCTGGCGGGTTGCCCAGAACCTCTGA
- a CDS encoding ABC transporter permease, with product MNGAQDAVSETGSTMSGARLASNGSRTSVRRVWAHLATGQKTGALMIGALILFALLEALLHPADPALQNLDNTFAAPSWGEPLGTDQFGRSMLARMGEAVRISMFLGLLCTLSSALVGVGLGVLAGWRQGAADRLVSFFVNILLALPGLVLILLMAALAPGSLTMLYVAISLVLWVEYFRVVRAVTRTAVASPQMQASRMLGFGTLYCFKRHVWPAIVTPVLTLAAFGAANSILALAAVGFVYVGLQPPTAELGLMMVELFPYYSDAPWVLAQPVLAVFLMIFAFNLLAGRARR from the coding sequence ATGAATGGAGCGCAAGACGCCGTGAGCGAGACGGGTTCAACCATGAGCGGGGCCCGCCTGGCCTCGAATGGCAGCCGGACGTCCGTGCGCCGTGTGTGGGCCCACCTGGCCACCGGCCAGAAAACCGGCGCCCTCATGATTGGCGCGCTGATCCTGTTCGCCTTGCTGGAGGCACTGCTGCACCCGGCTGACCCGGCGTTGCAGAACCTGGACAACACCTTCGCCGCCCCCAGTTGGGGCGAACCGCTGGGCACCGACCAGTTCGGCCGCAGCATGTTGGCGCGCATGGGCGAGGCGGTGCGGATCTCCATGTTCCTGGGGCTGCTGTGTACCCTGTCCTCCGCGCTGGTGGGCGTGGGCCTCGGCGTGCTGGCGGGTTGGCGCCAGGGCGCGGCGGATCGCCTGGTGTCCTTCTTCGTCAACATCCTGCTGGCGCTGCCGGGGCTGGTGCTGATCCTGCTGATGGCGGCGCTGGCGCCGGGATCGCTGACCATGCTCTACGTGGCCATCTCGCTGGTGCTCTGGGTGGAGTATTTCCGGGTGGTGCGGGCGGTGACCCGCACGGCGGTGGCCTCGCCCCAGATGCAGGCGTCGCGCATGCTCGGCTTTGGCACGCTGTATTGCTTCAAGCGCCACGTGTGGCCGGCCATCGTCACGCCGGTGCTGACCCTGGCGGCGTTCGGCGCGGCCAACTCGATCCTGGCGTTGGCGGCGGTGGGCTTCGTCTACGTCGGCCTGCAACCACCGACGGCGGAACTGGGCCTGATGATGGTGGAGCTGTTCCCCTACTACAGTGACGCGCCCTGGGTATTGGCCCAGCCGGTGCTGGCCGTCTTCCTGATGATCTTCGCCTTCAACCTGCTGGCCGGGAGGGCCCGTCGATGA
- a CDS encoding GNAT family N-acetyltransferase: MHYRPMTLDDYDGALRLWQEMAGVRLRDADSRDGIGRYLRRNPGLSIVALDGDRIVGTVMAGHDGKRGYIQHLAVSEAYRRQGIATRLVADCLAALKREGILKSHVMILQDNERGQAFWSRLGWQRRDDVALYSFINGGSDNS; the protein is encoded by the coding sequence ATGCACTATCGACCCATGACCCTCGACGACTACGACGGTGCCCTCCGGCTCTGGCAGGAAATGGCCGGCGTGCGGCTGCGCGATGCGGACTCGCGTGACGGCATCGGCCGTTACCTCCGGCGCAATCCCGGGCTCAGCATCGTGGCACTGGACGGGGACCGCATCGTCGGCACCGTCATGGCCGGCCACGATGGCAAGCGCGGGTACATCCAGCATCTGGCGGTGTCGGAAGCGTATCGCCGTCAGGGCATCGCCACTCGGCTGGTGGCGGATTGCCTGGCCGCACTGAAACGCGAGGGCATCCTCAAGTCCCATGTCATGATCCTGCAGGACAACGAGCGCGGCCAGGCTTTCTGGAGCCGTCTGGGCTGGCAGCGGCGTGATGATGTGGCGCTGTATTCGTTTATCAACGGTGGCAGCGACAACTCGTGA